The window ggcacaggaaactcccagctgatgggaacaaaatttctggctgactgcagaggtcaggacaaagctgagtggtttccctggtgtctcccagcccttgctggtcccaggggctgatggcatttgtgctgcCTCAGCTTCATGTCCCCACAGTAACAGCATGGGAGTGCTCCCGCCTGCTCTGTGCAAtacaaacaggggctgctgagccagtgctgccgtgtctgtgcctgcaaggatggggcccctgtgtgagctgggggaaaggccggggctgcagagaagggatgttgttggcagctccatgaggacgctctgggacgctgccctgggctgtccagtgcactggggatggatcagcccctgctctgctgctccttcctatctgccccagggcccttgcagagccccagccatgctgtttgcctcCAGCCTGCCCACGATCAGCCTGAGGCTGCACacagggcttttctgtgctgagcattggcatGGGCgagttcttgagagagcctgggtattacagcgaccttagacggtcactgtggtgagagaaggacgagaatcttgtttcttgatcagaaggctgatttattgatataagatatatcatacattataactatactaaaaagaataagacgagaggttgcagagagcagctatgccaagaatagaatagcaagaatgaataacaaagttctttgcccagggaatctgtccctgagctgctcctgtgattggcctttaatggtacacaaggaagatgagccaatcacagggacacctgctacatttcacaacagctgataacaattgtttacattcttcttctggggccctttgcttcccagaagaaggagaaatcccaaagaaaggatttctatgaagaaatgtctgcgacacctgggcaaggagcctggagtccccagggcctggctgaggtgtcagcgctgccccagcagtgctcaTGGCCTGTCCCtactgcagccccggcactgccaccccagggctgtgcccggccccgagagcactcaggccctacagcaacaccaggggcgccaaggcagcaaggcagggccatggcagcagcactggcaacaccaagtgctgctgctgctgggcacagctgctgggccagcactgatctgccccagctctgcacacagacattgctgctgcagctccagagaagggaacacaagggaatctctgcagaaaactctgctgggacaTCCTTTAGTTCATTTAAAGCCACTGAGAGtacagcccctcattgacacagtgtgtgggcacagggaaggtggagagaaacaaaatgagaaatgtcagaagaaatgaaattttttgTGGTCagtataaaaaaatttaaaaaaccaaatgtAAACAAACCCAAAGGAACTTTTAAAGATGACTTTTATTAAAAGTTTTTTCCAGAAATTAatcagcagtttaatgttcctgaaagcatccagtcatcagtgtccacactgcagccttgagctcctggttcctcaggctgtagattagggggttcagggctggaggcaccactgagtacagaactgacagggtcagatccagggatggggaggacatggagggaggTCTCAGGTTAGCAAATGatccagtgctgaggaacaatgacaccacggccaggtgagggaggcaggtggaaaaggctttgtgccggccctgctcagaggggatcctcagcacagccctgaagatctgcacataggagaaaacaatgaatacAAAGCAACCAAATGCTAAACAAACACTAACAGCAAGAAgtccaagttccctgaggtgtgatttggagcaggagagcttgaggatctgtgggatttcacagaagaactggccaagggcattgccatggcacaggggcaaggaaaatgtattggctgtgtgcagcagagaaTAGACAAAGCCagtggcccaggcagctgctaccatgtgggcacaagctctgctgcccaggagggtcccgtagtgcaggggtttgcagatggacacgtagcggtcgtagcacatgatggtcaggagagaaagctctgctgagatgaagatcacaaagaaaaagagctgtgcagcacatcctgtgtaggagatgtccctggtgtcccagagggaattgtgcatggctttggggacagtggtgcagatgcagcccaggtcagtgagggccaggttgagcaggaagaagaacatgggtgtgtgcaggtggtggccgcaggctgtggcgctgatgatgaggccgttgcccaggagggcagccagggagatggccagcaagaggcagaagt is drawn from Zonotrichia albicollis isolate bZonAlb1 chromosome 24, bZonAlb1.hap1, whole genome shotgun sequence and contains these coding sequences:
- the LOC141731600 gene encoding olfactory receptor 14J1-like; this encodes MSNSSSISHFLLLALADTRQLQLLHFCLLLAISLAALLGNGLIISATACGHHLHTPMFFFLLNLALTDLGCICTTVPKAMHNSLWDTRDISYTGCAAQLFFFVIFISAELSLLTIMCYDRYVSICKPLHYGTLLGSRACAHMVAAAWATGFVYSLLHTANTFSLPLCHGNALGQFFCEIPQILKLSCSKSHLRELGLLAVSVCLAFGCFVFIVFSYVQIFRAVLRIPSEQGRHKAFSTCLPHLAVVSLFLSTGSFANLRPPSMSSPSLDLTLSVLYSVVPPALNPLIYSLRNQELKAAVWTLMTGCFQEH